A genomic window from Deltaproteobacteria bacterium includes:
- the recG gene encoding ATP-dependent DNA helicase RecG, producing the protein MAVLKFDTPIQFIKGVGPKLGERFKDLGLFTVQDLLEWYPRAYEDRRAARSIASLKPDELVSLRAEVVNVKSFMLGRSRRKVYDVTVRDETGKIHCKFFRVPYKGYFERFQPLQKVRVIGKVTFYRGQIEFHHPDLQDDTPDQVADDDVVVPIYPETEGLTNRQFRKLIGFVLEEVKKSLHVVDPRDKDHVPADRMPKWLLEKYELPGRFEALDKVHRPPKDATKEFTDLKSPFHRRLIFDEFFWLELWLASRKEGVSREPGLPFKNPQASGLGQGLDLVRKLEAGLPFTLTGAQKRTFEEILKDLTGHQPPKPMNRLVQGDVGSGKTMVALMAALVAIENGYQATLMVPTEILAEQHFRTAKRLLEPLGVMVGLFTGSIKTAERAQAQMLLSTGQIQLAVGTHALIEDAVEFNSLGLVIIDEQHRFGVHQRGRLKAKGQKDEMPKGKGSARAKPLEESQSIVPHFLVMTATPIPRTLAMTVYGDLDVSQIDELPKGRTPIQTRAGYESHRPKMIEFVRTHLKAGRQAYFVYPLVEESEKIDLKNAMTEYENLKLQFPEFQLGLLHGRMKPDEKDRVMREFRDGRYQVLVATTVIEVGVDVPNANVMVIEHSERFGLSQLHQLRGRVGRGEHKSFCMLMMGHAVSEEARTRLQVMEETTDGFVISERDLEIRGPGEFLGTRQSGLPGFKLANIVRDARILTEAREAAFEVFKRDPTLNALDHRALRQLLLKKHGPTSLAGIG; encoded by the coding sequence GTAAAAAGCTTTATGCTAGGGCGCAGTCGCCGCAAAGTTTATGACGTCACCGTTCGCGACGAAACCGGGAAAATCCACTGCAAGTTTTTTCGAGTTCCCTACAAAGGTTATTTCGAGCGTTTTCAACCGCTTCAAAAAGTTCGCGTGATTGGGAAAGTGACTTTCTACCGTGGGCAAATCGAATTCCATCATCCAGATTTACAAGACGATACTCCTGATCAAGTAGCTGACGATGACGTGGTCGTTCCGATATATCCAGAAACCGAAGGTCTCACCAATCGTCAGTTTCGAAAGTTGATTGGCTTCGTTTTAGAAGAGGTTAAAAAAAGTCTTCATGTCGTCGATCCACGAGACAAAGATCACGTCCCGGCCGATCGAATGCCGAAATGGCTGCTTGAAAAATACGAACTGCCTGGACGCTTTGAGGCCCTCGACAAGGTCCATCGTCCACCGAAAGACGCGACGAAGGAGTTCACTGATTTAAAGTCGCCGTTTCATCGTCGTCTCATTTTTGATGAATTTTTCTGGCTCGAGCTTTGGCTCGCTTCACGCAAAGAAGGCGTTTCTCGCGAACCGGGTCTTCCGTTTAAAAACCCGCAGGCTAGTGGGCTAGGCCAGGGCTTAGATCTTGTCCGAAAGCTTGAAGCAGGTCTTCCGTTCACGTTGACGGGTGCACAGAAGCGAACCTTCGAAGAAATTTTAAAGGATCTCACAGGCCATCAGCCGCCAAAGCCAATGAATCGTCTGGTTCAAGGAGATGTCGGAAGCGGAAAAACCATGGTGGCCTTGATGGCAGCACTTGTCGCAATTGAAAACGGGTACCAAGCGACCTTGATGGTGCCGACCGAGATTTTGGCTGAACAACATTTTCGAACAGCCAAGCGGCTACTCGAACCCTTGGGTGTGATGGTTGGACTTTTCACGGGCTCGATCAAGACGGCGGAGCGTGCACAGGCCCAAATGCTTCTTTCTACGGGGCAGATTCAATTGGCTGTTGGCACTCATGCTTTGATCGAAGACGCAGTAGAATTTAATAGTCTTGGGCTGGTTATCATCGACGAGCAGCACAGGTTTGGCGTTCATCAGCGCGGCCGATTGAAGGCCAAGGGCCAAAAAGATGAAATGCCAAAAGGAAAAGGCTCTGCGCGAGCAAAACCTCTCGAAGAATCTCAGTCGATAGTGCCACATTTTCTTGTCATGACCGCAACACCGATTCCGAGAACTCTAGCGATGACCGTGTATGGCGATCTCGACGTTTCGCAAATTGACGAACTACCGAAAGGCCGAACGCCCATTCAGACCCGCGCTGGATATGAATCGCATCGTCCGAAGATGATTGAATTTGTCCGCACGCATTTGAAGGCGGGGCGACAGGCCTATTTTGTTTATCCGCTGGTCGAAGAAAGCGAAAAGATCGATCTCAAAAACGCAATGACGGAGTATGAAAATTTGAAACTTCAATTCCCTGAGTTTCAATTGGGTCTCTTGCATGGCCGCATGAAGCCCGATGAAAAAGATCGAGTGATGCGAGAGTTTCGTGACGGCCGCTATCAAGTTCTCGTTGCGACCACCGTCATCGAAGTCGGCGTCGATGTTCCAAACGCTAATGTGATGGTGATCGAACATTCCGAACGCTTTGGACTTTCCCAGCTGCATCAGCTGCGCGGCCGAGTAGGTCGTGGAGAACACAAAAGCTTCTGCATGTTAATGATGGGGCACGCCGTTTCCGAGGAAGCTCGCACGCGTTTGCAAGTGATGGAAGAAACCACAGATGGCTTTGTAATATCGGAGCGCGATCTCGAGATTCGTGGCCCAGGAGAATTCCTTGGCACGAGGCAATCGGGTCTACCAGGTTTTAAACTTGCGAACATTGTTCGCGATGCTCGGATTTTAACAGAGGCTCGCGAAGCAGCGTTCGAAGTTTTCAAACGCGATCCTACGCTCAACGCTCTCGATCATCGTGCACTTCGTCAATTGCTCTTGAAAAAACACGGTCCAACTTCGCTAGCGGGAATTGGTTAG
- a CDS encoding S8 family serine peptidase, translating to MTNNMNVRALRFVAAIAVAPLLGFLLNSNAAFAGERLLLRTGSVDLTNASEATDLLSLPEFDAVESEETMALSAKSGKPVWVGTKEKRPKKKTDSRATRHFVVQTRDSISKADLINFQSLRLNIIRYLPENAVVVSGSHRQALVLAKSSNRIRAITSYRPEWKLAPEIGASSVFSGDPLIKAVVRFFPGTADSGKAQISHLKNVKSAIGKAKSNVLSMANRTMIIETKRSTLGLFAELDPVEWIEPLADIEMPWFKDENLRLLMMASPGDYSDLDGYESGTKLMKFDSVWAKGFAGTGETVAFADTGMDTGDAAAIHPDFAGRVPQGFIHGLFSKSWEDPMGHGTHVGGSVGGDGGSSNGKVKGAATLANVIPQSMWSPMLENLSVPSKLKDMFGKAQSAGARIHTNSWGSAAAGGVYDSMAQQVDEYMHANPDFLILFAAGNNGEDADKDGRIDPGSVSTPGTAKNALTVGSSKNLVSNGGIQAKLIELKIGKDKWGVEPLASSRLSENDKGLAPFSSRGPTADGRLKPEVVAPGTNILSARSRHPKAEVLWGTYNDKYVWSGGTSMSTPLVAGAAAVIREYLIKDRKLANPSAAIVKAALMHTSEDLFPGQFGAIGVSRGQELATTRPNMDEGFGRVDVEKATSLETSLLVDERNGLGPGDKHVYPVTIAKSTKLEATLVYTDAPGAAAASKALVNDLDLAVIDSQGRRQEILDRTNNHEHLSISLSPGTYQIEVRGENVPMSKQGYALIVSADR from the coding sequence ATGACAAACAACATGAATGTACGCGCCCTTCGTTTCGTAGCAGCTATCGCCGTTGCTCCATTGTTAGGTTTTCTTTTGAATTCCAATGCGGCCTTTGCGGGCGAGCGGCTTTTGCTTCGAACCGGTTCGGTTGATCTCACCAATGCATCGGAAGCAACGGACCTGTTGAGTCTTCCTGAGTTTGATGCGGTCGAGTCAGAAGAGACGATGGCTCTTTCGGCAAAGTCAGGAAAACCAGTATGGGTTGGTACGAAGGAAAAACGACCAAAGAAAAAGACCGACAGTCGGGCCACTCGCCATTTTGTTGTGCAAACGCGCGATTCGATTTCTAAAGCAGATCTCATTAACTTCCAGTCGCTAAGGCTTAATATCATTCGCTATTTGCCGGAAAATGCCGTTGTCGTATCGGGTTCGCATCGTCAAGCACTGGTACTGGCGAAGTCCTCCAACCGAATTCGTGCGATCACCTCTTATCGACCTGAATGGAAACTTGCCCCCGAAATTGGCGCGTCTTCTGTGTTCTCTGGCGATCCGCTAATCAAAGCGGTGGTTCGCTTTTTCCCGGGTACCGCGGATTCCGGCAAAGCGCAGATTTCACATTTGAAAAATGTGAAGTCGGCAATTGGTAAAGCAAAGTCGAACGTCCTTTCGATGGCCAATCGAACGATGATTATCGAAACCAAGCGGTCGACGTTGGGACTTTTCGCAGAGTTAGATCCAGTAGAATGGATCGAGCCGTTGGCAGACATTGAAATGCCGTGGTTCAAAGACGAAAATCTGCGCCTTCTGATGATGGCCTCTCCGGGCGATTATTCTGATCTCGATGGTTATGAGAGTGGCACCAAGCTAATGAAGTTTGATTCTGTTTGGGCAAAGGGCTTTGCAGGCACCGGCGAAACGGTGGCCTTTGCAGATACTGGAATGGACACAGGCGACGCTGCGGCCATCCACCCGGACTTCGCGGGCCGTGTGCCACAAGGTTTCATCCACGGTTTATTCTCAAAAAGTTGGGAAGATCCGATGGGTCACGGCACGCATGTTGGTGGTTCGGTTGGCGGTGACGGTGGATCGTCGAATGGAAAAGTGAAAGGTGCTGCGACTTTAGCAAACGTGATTCCGCAGAGCATGTGGAGTCCGATGCTGGAAAATCTCAGCGTCCCTTCGAAACTAAAAGACATGTTTGGAAAAGCGCAAAGCGCTGGCGCACGCATTCACACGAACTCGTGGGGTTCAGCAGCAGCAGGTGGCGTTTATGACAGCATGGCTCAGCAAGTGGATGAGTACATGCATGCAAACCCAGACTTTTTAATTCTCTTTGCTGCAGGTAACAATGGCGAAGATGCAGACAAAGATGGCCGCATCGATCCCGGTTCGGTTTCAACTCCAGGTACCGCGAAAAACGCGCTCACCGTTGGTTCAAGTAAGAACCTGGTTTCCAATGGCGGCATTCAAGCAAAGCTCATCGAACTCAAAATTGGCAAAGATAAATGGGGTGTCGAGCCGCTTGCTAGCTCGAGACTTTCTGAGAATGACAAAGGACTTGCTCCGTTTTCAAGTCGCGGGCCCACTGCGGATGGCCGGTTGAAACCAGAGGTGGTCGCACCAGGGACCAATATTCTTTCGGCAAGATCTCGGCATCCAAAAGCGGAAGTTCTTTGGGGTACTTACAATGACAAGTATGTTTGGTCCGGCGGAACGTCGATGTCGACTCCGCTTGTTGCCGGTGCAGCCGCGGTAATTCGCGAGTATTTGATAAAAGATCGCAAGCTTGCGAATCCATCGGCGGCCATTGTGAAAGCGGCGCTGATGCACACGTCGGAAGATTTGTTTCCAGGTCAATTTGGAGCGATTGGTGTTTCGCGAGGCCAAGAGCTTGCGACAACTCGTCCGAACATGGATGAGGGATTTGGTCGCGTCGATGTTGAGAAAGCGACGTCACTCGAAACATCATTACTTGTGGACGAGAGAAATGGATTGGGCCCCGGTGACAAGCATGTCTATCCAGTGACGATCGCGAAATCTACGAAGCTAGAAGCAACTCTTGTATATACAGATGCGCCTGGTGCTGCAGCGGCGAGCAAAGCACTGGTCAATGATCTCGATCTTGCA